In Pangasianodon hypophthalmus isolate fPanHyp1 chromosome 13, fPanHyp1.pri, whole genome shotgun sequence, the genomic window GAGATTTTTGGTTAATGGACACTTTTTCATCCCAGCAGCGACTATGAGGTGTTTAAACCcctaacaataacaacaacaacaacaacaacactgctGCAGCTTATCTACTCGTACCTGCaccacacactaccatgtcagtgtgactgctgtactgagaataAACCCAAAAATCTCCCAAATATCTGCTCTTATGGTGATCCCTATGCAGTGATGGGTGGGGTAGATGTGATGGGCTGCAGTTGTTGTAATGGCACTATAAGGCAATTTTTACCTGATAACAAGACCATAACCAGGTGAGTGTATGTCCCTTAATTTTCCCCATCTCACACTCATCTCGTCCCCTGACGTGTGGTTCGGTTTTTTTGTGTCCTCGAGTACAACACGCAGACGCAAGATGTGTCGATGCGGATCCACCGCCATCCTGTCCCCCTGGTGTTGTCTGATGTAAATGCTCTCACATAAGACTGCTTGGTCTGACACTCGCTCACCCAGTGACGCTTATCCACGCCAAGACAGCCAGCTCCAGCCAGTCCATGCTCCCCCGCTTGCACTCCACGGTGATCTGGCCCACGGCATCGTGTCTCGTAGAAGTACTGCGTCATCATGCCTTTCTTGGTTGGAAATTTGTCCAGTACAGTGACATTTTGCATGTGCACGTCAATCGCCGTTCGTCGGTCCATCACCCAGCCGCTTGTAGACTCACAAACCGAGCGCTCAATACCTGTGTGTGCGAGTTGGCGCTTTCTACGGCGTGGGGATGGGGTCGCATGCTCTGATGAGTCTGATAAATCCAGCAGGAGGTTCCTGTAGGATTCTCCATCTTCGCCCTTCTCCAACTTTAACTCCTTGTCATCCATTTCATGTTCTTCCTGTTGCTCGGGCATGAGCCCCAATTCCAGCATTATCTGCAAAGGAGGATGTTTGGGAGGCGAAGGGGAAGTGGAGAACAGCACTCGAGGGTTTGTGTCCAGCAGCAAAAGTTCATCATCCACCTGCAGGAGTCCATCTAGGCCCAATCCCAAGCCCTCAGGGGGCACTGCGGGCATCGTGGGCAATGGGTTTCCCCTCGATCCCTCTCTGCCCACATCCCTCAGATCCTCCTTGCTTGTAGACCGATCTGCAGAGTGCAGGTCCCTTGGCCACTCTTTGAAAGTCAATCTTTCCATTGACACCTCCTCGTTTTTCCTATTCAGCCCATTGTCTTTAGTCCCATCTCCTTCAATATGGGTTTCTAGCTTGCTATCCTCCTGAAACTGACCATCTGTTGATGTGTAGTCCCTAAGTATGTGGTTCTCCTGGGAATTGTGGCGTTTTTGAAGTTTGCTTGAAGTTTGCAACCCAAGGTCCATCCTGTCTGGCTTTGCCTTCTTGTATTGATTCCTTTCAGGGAAAAAGTCCTCATTCATAAATGAAGATGTGCTGGTAACCGTCAGATCAGTTTGAATGTGGGTATCTGCTGTCCTATGAGGTAATTTTTCCGCTGCTTTTTTATCACTTGACATGTATTCCGTATGAGAATCGGTGGATTTAGAGATTGGATTTACCAGTGATCTGGTGCTGAAGTTGTTGCCAGGCTCCATTGTCGCAGCAACAAGCCTGGGCACACTGGGACAATGAGGGAAGAACAGGGCCGAGGcaatcaccatggcaaccaggGGAAGCCAGTGCATCACTCCCAAGACGTATCAACtggaagagaaagacagaaagtgtgAGAGAATGGAAGACCTGGAAATTCAAGATTACAACCCACATTGCATCTGTCAGAGAAATTCCAGGCACACTTCCATCTCGCAAAATAAAATGCGATAACGATAAAGTTTAAATGGCCATAGCCCTACAGCTCTGGCACACACtagtaggaaaaaaaactacaaacgTGAGAAGTCTCCATGCACAATAGTAGTTACAAAAGTTATAAGGAGTTACAAACTTAGACTTTGCAAAACATGAACATATAGAATCTATCAATGTCTAACATTCCTTAGCTTTGGACTGAGATACAACTAGTCACTATCTAGTGATTTATAGGTCCTGGTTAGTTGTTTTTGAAGAATTTCAGGTCAGATCTGAGATCTGCTTtcagttaaaaacatgttttttttcagttattgatTAATGACGGTGTTTTGAGAAATATGAATTTGTTGATGTAACCACTTCTCCAATATACACTTAACAGGATGCCAAACCATCAGAGGACATCAGACCTACACACTTTACCCAAATTTGGAAGCCATCCCACATGTGGTAAAAATAGAAACTTATGAAGTTATTTCCTTGTGCATTAAAGTTACTTCAAACAGTGAACAGAGTCATATCAGCAAGGAGACAACAGTTTCAGTAGAGGCACACAATACTTCAATATCAGGTAAATTTGATTTACGAATTCTATTTTCATAAATTTCTACTGTTTTAGAACTTCACTGGTACTAGGTTAGCATGAGTGAGCTAATTAACTATCTAAGCAAGCTTTATAATGAAAAGCATGTGAGTGTACTGTGCATTAGGAAttcacttttttgtctttttattgcTCAGACTTACTGTTCACCTTTTTTTCagaaaaggaaattaaattGGGTCAGATCACAATCACTGCATCTGAATATCCCTACTACCCTACTACACAGTAGGCAAAAAGCAGTACACCAAAGGAGTAGTGTGTCCGAATTCTCAGTATTCATAAAATGACCTACTGCTTCCACCGAGATTCTGCAGTATGGAAGCAATGGACACTGCACTTTCCCATAAGGCGACAGGACTGGCGCAGAAGAGCTGTCACAGTCAAAAAAGGGTGAAGGCAGTGCGTCGGCTCTTTTTAAGTGTAAGTGCTATAGGTATTAAATGTTGTTCCTTGTTCTTTGTGGATAAACTGTACTTATTTAAAAACACCTGAGTAAATTGTTAACTTTGTAACTTGAAggtttaaacaacaaaaaacagttgcTCTAATCTGGCAGGCTCTTTAAGTTTTTGTAATTACTATGGCGtcgtaggtcacatgacaatgcCAACATGGAGGATGTAGTATATCCGGATTGTgttcatactacacacacatactgatcaTTACATACTGTATCAACGGCCGAGCAGTAGATACTGAATCGAATGCAGTAGGTACTGTCACAGTACACGATTTCGGATGCAACCAATGAACTCTGCATCTGTGCTGACTCATTTCCTCGCCTCTCCAAGGTATCTTCTCCCAAACTTCAACTGAGATAACAGTAATGGAAAGACCCTCAAGATGGCTGTGAGTATCCCCCAAGATGAAATGACAAGGTCAAATTGAGGGCAAGGTAGTGTTGGAATTTAGTCATAACCAATTCCTGCCCATTAGCTAGTTCTCCTCTACCTCTGAAAGACATTAATCTAGCCTCTGCATCTTGTCATCTGTCGTTCATGGAGCAGTTAGCATGACAGTCATGCTAACTGCTCCATTCTGCAGTTACCTGCTCTTGTCACAGGTACCTGCTCTTGTCTTGTGCCACTCTGAATGACTACACAGAGGTAGACCATCTTTCCCACCTGTCTTGAACTCTCAGCCCCCAAACGGCTTTCATCTAGTGTCACTTACCATCAAGATCAGGTCTCAAGTCTGTCACTCAAGTAGAGTCCTCACTGGGATACTGGCTAAGCTTATTGCAATTGCAACGAAATCAATGTCAAGCCTTCCCCCAAACCAACTGCAACCCCATTGTTGAAATGATGTATGCTCATTAGATGTCTTTCAGGTGAAGAATTGACAGGCTCTGGTTCATCTTGGGTTGGAGATAAAAACGAAGAATCTAGCCAAATAAATTGCATGGTACAGTTTCTTAAAGAAGtcatacctaggggcaaatAGAGCAGCCAATTAAACTACAATCAGATTTTTGGGAAGCAGAAGAAAACCAGAGGACCCAGAAGAATGGGGAGAACATAAGTTACTCTGTACAGACTCTGACAGTCAGTAGTGGAGCTTACTGTAGATTTTACTCACTGGCTATAAATCCCAAGTAGGGTTTTACTGCCGATTATGCTGCAGGCTACATGTGTGTTCTGTAAGAACAGGGGgtttcaaaaataatataaaatgccaaaataaaatgcattgtgTGTACAGGTTAACTGCATTCTCTGGCAGTGAACCGGCGTCAGTGAAACTACTTTTTGGCAAATGCAGCCCAATTCATCGCTCCcttgcaaaaatgtttttgagcCCTAAATGTTCTCTGTGATTAagtaaaggttaaataaattaaattaaaagaaagcaaaaaaaaagttattggaTTTTTAATAGCGGTAACCCCCTCCTGTTCGCACACAGAATGCGTTCCTTATGTTTAACCTCAGAGCCTGTAATGAACAGCAGACTTCAGAGAGTGCTGAGTGAAATCCTGGGAGTTGACACCACCTCTCTGACTGCTATTGATTCAGATGATGGTTTAATGGAGCCAGTGAATGAAGCAATAATAAGCATGTAGGGATTTTGCTTACGGTGCACTAATAGAGAGCCACAGGTCTGGCTCGACCACCAGGGGGCAAACAAAGCCACATCTTCACACTCATATACGTGTTTATGGACTTGCTAATGGCGAGTGATTGAGCAATTGGCCTTAATTTTCTGGTAGATGCCAGACATCAATCATAAAGGCTGCTACTGTTCTTATTGTGTCAAAAGAGACAGGAGTGAATGgtggagaaagagtgagagagaatgaaagagaggagGAATGCTCAGAATGTGAAGGATGTAACTCCTCCTGGGTAACCCCAGGCAGGACAGGATAgagacagatagtgagagagagaatagctAAGAGAAATTATGCAGGTAGTCTTTTTGTTGCAGTACAAAATTGCGtctaatgacaaaaaaaacaacaacaacaacatagtAACACTGCTCCTCCCTGGGTGAATTCTCTCTTTCACAGCTATTCATGCAGACAAATGgcaaaaagatgaaaataatgGTCTGTGTGAAGACCTGCCATCACATGAAAGACCTTTTAATGATTTTAGGCCCTAATTTCCTGTTTAGCACCTGtgatttctgtctgtgtgttgctGTCCTTCCATTCATACACAAAGCTATTGCTCTCCTCCCAATCATAAATCTATCATTACTTGGTGAACTCTATAAAGAGAATGGCAAGATGCATTGTTTTGCATTAAAGGGGATGATGTCAGAGCTCCAAAAGGTACATAACTGCTTGTGCTGCAGTCACGGACAATACGTCCTCAACATGGCTATTTCACTTTTCTGCTGTTAAATGTCATTATATAGCAACAAATATTACCCCCATCAAGACATCCAGATTCAGTAGATGGCATCTGAAGATGTTTATACAGGGTTGAGTACTCAGAATTGCGAACATTAATAGCGAACATCTGACGTCAGACGTAGCTATAGGCTTAAGCTCCATTCAGAAGTTACGCAGATGTTGTggaaaacagaggtgtgtcttAGTTATGGgtgattctgaccttgaacttaagTTTTCTTTGCTCGATGCAAGGTGCAGTATTaaagccaatattaaatacataatgaCATATGacgttattaattaattaattaatagtctCATCCGCAAGGAAGATATCGGAGGAGATCTTACTCAGGGACCCTGAGGGCAAAATATTatttggataaaattatgaGCAACACAAAGTGAGCTGAAAGTGTTCAGACTTTCTATGCTGTACTagcttgtgcaaaaaaaaagtgttaaatcaaGTAGTACTTTATAAGCTGTCAAATAATGAAGATGGAAACCATAATGTTCAGTTAAGataatttgcagtgattaatgtgttaattacaATGAAGACttttcatgcagcaatatattggctatatactagactcctttttgttttatttcaatgctCGCCATCTTCTCATccatactgtatatcatcatattagtctttatttttcattttaaacataatctcttgtgtttatgttacatcatatagcaggtgacagcaaagaaaaagtTTCTATTCCCATATTCCCAGATTTTTGGGGGTTTAAAGgtgagtgcttgtgtttaaagctgTTGGATGCTTCTAATCAActaaaaatctggcaacctcagtgGTGTGAACTGCACActggtgattttaataatctgaatgaggAGGCCAGAAAATCAGCTTAAGCAGCTGCACaagccaactctgaatacgagtaGCTTTCCCCACTTAATATTGACCTAACTTTTTAACCTAAGTCTTCAACTCTGCATACAGCCCTTATATTTTATGAGATGGTTCAATGAGATTTTAAGCTGTGTTACTGCTGAAGAGTGGGTCAACTCCAAACATATCTGTGATTAATCCATTTCATTCCTATTTTCATTCCAGTGACTTAACTGTTCAGTATGAACATTGGCTAGGTGACTGATTTGGTCTGAACAATGGTGAAGGAGAAAGGAAAACAAACCTTTACCTGGTgcaaataaaaatcacacaaatcaCCCAAGCATGGACAACTCAGAGCCGAcgttaaataaattatttgaaaattatatatatataactgctttaaaacaaaacaaacagcatttttgatTCACTCCCTGCAgttgagtcgattcagagtcgaagcTCATTCTTGGAAGCAGCCCAAGGCCACCTTGCTCTGATGCTCTCAGACccgagtgtgattgctgtgttctcacctgcctaaagaatCGCACCGTgcatatgtgaatatgtgaaagCATCCATAGACCCTTTAGTCATAATacttaaacctaaccctaataGCCATACCTGCAACCCTAACCTAACCTGAACTTAAATGTACCCTAAATCCTAAACTGACCCAGAACTGAACCCCAAATCGTACCCCTAATCTTTCATTTAAATGGGGCAAATGGGACTTTGGGAATGGGAATGAATTCTTCATTACTAAACATCAGCACATGGACCAGCACATGTGTCATTAATTTTCTGGCAATACTTTTGCAGCTCCAAGTGCTAAGCTGTTAACCTTAGTGAAAACAGGTTACAATTGAATTTCCTTTACATTCAAGACATCATCCTATACATTATCAGTACTACaccatgtacagtatgttaggGGCAcagtacgttttttttttttttaaaaggctcAAAACTACTTCGGTCAGAACAAGTTGGAGATTCACTACGTTTTATgcttaaaacactgtttttgtttttagtttgtttttatcGGAAGCAGTTTTT contains:
- the LOC113527889 gene encoding neurotrophin-3; the protein is MHWLPLVAMVIASALFFPHCPSVPRLVAATMEPGNNFSTRSLVNPISKSTDSHTEYMSSDKKAAEKLPHRTADTHIQTDLTVTSTSSFMNEDFFPERNQYKKAKPDRMDLGLQTSSKLQKRHNSQENHILRDYTSTDGQFQEDSKLETHIEGDGTKDNGLNRKNEEVSMERLTFKEWPRDLHSADRSTSKEDLRDVGREGSRGNPLPTMPAVPPEGLGLGLDGLLQVDDELLLLDTNPRVLFSTSPSPPKHPPLQIMLELGLMPEQQEEHEMDDKELKLEKGEDGESYRNLLLDLSDSSEHATPSPRRRKRQLAHTGIERSVCESTSGWVMDRRTAIDVHMQNVTVLDKFPTKKGMMTQYFYETRCRGPDHRGVQAGEHGLAGAGCLGVDKRHWVSECQTKQSYVRAFTSDNTRGTGWRWIRIDTSCVCVLYSRTQKNRTTRQGTR